One window of the Candidatus Jettenia sp. genome contains the following:
- the carB gene encoding carbamoyl-phosphate synthase large subunit, whose translation MPKRTDIEKILIIGSGPIVIGQACEFDYSGTQACKALREEGYKVVLVNSNPATIMTDPEIADKTYIEPITHEIVAKIIAKERPQALLPTLGGQTGLNTAVQLAEKGVLDEYGVELIGAKLEAIKKAEDRLLFKLAMKRIGISVPESGYAHSYDEAMEIIDKIGFPAIIRPSFTLGGSGGNAAYNIEEYKEYIKIALDASPVHEVLIERSVLGWKEYELEVMRDLKDNVVIVCSIENFDPMGVHTGDSITVAPAQTLTDVEYQFMRNAAIKIIREIGVETGGSNIQFAVNPEDGEVLAIEMNPRVSRSSALASKATGFPIAKIAAKLAVGYTLDEIPNDITRYTPACFEPTIDYCVVKVPRFNFEKFPDTDPTLTIHMKSVGEVMAIGRTFKEAIGKAIRSLEIGRYGFETLWPLGSDKWSTKQRLEFLRGKLMVPNPDRLWYIADAIRLGVNLDEIFAWTHIDRWFLYNIKQVLDLEVEIKQKWSKYRDNLSQTSLYQGDNGFNIEKEMLIEAKQCGYSDKYLAYLCNVDEKTIRQYRQKEAIRPVFKHVDTCAAEFKAFTPYLYSTYETSCEAEPTREKKIIILGSGPNRIGQGIEFDYCCVHGVSALRELGYETIMINCNPETVSTDYDTSDRLYFEPLTLEDVLEIVDKEKPEGIIVQFGGQTPLKLAVPLEKEGVKILGTSPDSIDIAEDRERFAALMNQLKLRQPNNGCARSDAEAKVIASKIGYPVMLRPSYVLGGRAMRVVYDEMGLENYVTHAVQVSPEHPVLIDQFLEDAIEIDVDAICDGKEVFIGGIMEHIEEAGIHSGDSACSLPPYSIEKDIIHELKKQTQVIALALNVIGLINIQYAIKNKMVYVLEVNPRASRTVPFVSKAIGIPMAKIAAKVIAGKRLSELNISMNMKLKHVAVKEAVFPFLKFKGVDTILGPEMKSTGEVMGLDMDFGRAYAKSQMAADCSLPLTGTVFMSVRDRDKKSMVPIAKKLLHMGFKIVATRGTAMVLSGDNVSVTRALKVIEGRPNIVDHIKNNEIHLVINTIEGKAAQEASYSIRRTALIHRIPYFTTVAGAIAATKAIEALKSGILDVKPIQEYYHT comes from the coding sequence ATGCCGAAGAGAACAGACATAGAAAAAATCCTTATCATTGGTTCTGGCCCGATTGTTATTGGTCAAGCCTGCGAGTTTGATTATTCGGGTACTCAGGCCTGCAAGGCACTGAGAGAAGAGGGATACAAAGTTGTTCTTGTAAACAGTAATCCTGCCACAATTATGACAGATCCTGAGATTGCCGATAAGACTTACATTGAGCCAATTACCCATGAAATAGTAGCAAAGATTATTGCAAAGGAACGTCCTCAGGCATTACTTCCAACACTTGGTGGTCAAACCGGTCTAAATACGGCCGTTCAGCTTGCAGAAAAAGGTGTATTGGATGAGTATGGGGTAGAACTGATAGGCGCTAAACTAGAAGCCATTAAAAAGGCTGAAGACCGGTTACTGTTTAAATTAGCGATGAAACGGATTGGTATTTCAGTGCCTGAAAGTGGTTATGCTCATTCGTACGATGAGGCAATGGAGATTATTGATAAGATTGGTTTTCCCGCTATTATCCGACCTTCATTCACCCTGGGAGGTTCTGGTGGAAATGCTGCTTATAATATCGAAGAATATAAAGAATATATTAAAATAGCTTTAGATGCAAGTCCGGTGCATGAAGTACTGATAGAGCGCTCAGTTCTTGGATGGAAGGAATATGAGCTTGAGGTGATGCGCGATTTAAAAGACAATGTTGTAATCGTATGCTCTATTGAGAATTTTGATCCAATGGGTGTGCATACCGGTGACAGCATTACGGTGGCTCCTGCTCAAACGCTTACCGATGTTGAATACCAGTTTATGCGTAATGCGGCAATTAAGATTATCCGAGAGATTGGGGTGGAAACCGGGGGGTCCAACATTCAGTTTGCCGTTAATCCGGAAGATGGAGAAGTATTGGCAATTGAGATGAATCCAAGGGTTTCACGAAGTTCTGCCCTGGCATCGAAGGCGACCGGGTTTCCGATTGCTAAAATTGCAGCGAAGCTTGCTGTGGGTTACACCCTTGATGAAATTCCTAACGATATTACTCGTTATACACCTGCATGCTTTGAACCAACTATTGACTACTGTGTCGTAAAAGTACCACGATTTAATTTTGAGAAGTTTCCGGATACTGATCCTACGCTTACTATTCATATGAAATCTGTAGGAGAAGTTATGGCTATCGGAAGGACTTTTAAAGAAGCTATAGGGAAAGCCATTCGCTCGTTAGAAATTGGACGGTATGGATTTGAGACTTTATGGCCTTTGGGAAGCGACAAATGGTCTACAAAACAGCGGTTAGAGTTTTTGAGAGGAAAATTGATGGTCCCAAATCCTGATAGACTGTGGTATATTGCTGATGCAATACGGCTTGGTGTTAATCTGGACGAGATATTTGCATGGACACATATTGATCGCTGGTTTCTCTATAATATTAAACAAGTATTAGATCTGGAAGTTGAGATAAAACAGAAATGGTCAAAGTACAGGGATAACCTTTCACAGACCTCTCTTTATCAGGGTGATAATGGATTTAACATAGAAAAAGAAATGCTCATTGAGGCAAAGCAATGTGGATATTCAGATAAATATCTGGCTTATTTATGCAATGTTGACGAAAAAACTATACGGCAATACCGGCAAAAAGAAGCCATTAGACCGGTATTTAAGCATGTAGATACTTGTGCTGCAGAATTTAAAGCATTTACACCCTACTTGTATTCTACCTATGAGACCTCTTGTGAGGCTGAGCCAACACGGGAAAAAAAGATTATTATCTTAGGGAGTGGACCTAACCGGATTGGACAGGGAATTGAATTTGATTATTGTTGTGTTCATGGAGTTTCCGCATTGAGAGAATTGGGTTATGAGACCATTATGATTAACTGTAATCCGGAAACGGTGAGCACAGACTATGACACTTCAGACCGTCTTTATTTTGAACCCCTTACCCTGGAAGACGTTCTTGAGATTGTTGATAAAGAGAAACCAGAGGGTATTATTGTTCAATTTGGAGGACAGACTCCGCTAAAATTGGCAGTGCCTTTAGAAAAAGAGGGAGTAAAAATATTAGGGACTTCTCCCGATAGTATTGATATTGCCGAGGACCGCGAACGATTTGCAGCCTTGATGAATCAACTAAAATTAAGGCAACCGAATAATGGTTGTGCCCGTTCTGATGCGGAAGCGAAAGTTATTGCCAGTAAAATAGGTTATCCCGTAATGCTTCGCCCCTCTTATGTTCTGGGAGGAAGGGCCATGCGGGTTGTTTATGATGAAATGGGTCTGGAGAATTATGTTACCCATGCTGTGCAGGTTTCGCCTGAACATCCTGTTTTGATAGATCAATTTTTAGAAGATGCCATAGAAATTGATGTAGATGCAATTTGTGATGGTAAAGAGGTATTTATTGGTGGCATTATGGAACATATTGAGGAGGCTGGTATTCACTCCGGAGATAGTGCCTGTTCCCTGCCCCCATATTCTATCGAAAAAGATATTATTCATGAGTTGAAAAAACAAACGCAAGTTATTGCGCTGGCATTGAATGTAATAGGACTTATTAACATACAATATGCAATTAAAAATAAGATGGTCTATGTGCTGGAGGTTAATCCCCGTGCATCAAGAACCGTGCCTTTTGTCAGCAAGGCGATAGGTATTCCGATGGCCAAGATTGCGGCTAAGGTGATCGCTGGAAAGAGACTCAGCGAATTAAACATCTCCATGAATATGAAGTTGAAGCATGTTGCAGTAAAAGAGGCAGTATTTCCTTTTTTGAAATTTAAAGGTGTTGATACGATACTGGGACCCGAGATGAAATCTACCGGTGAGGTTATGGGACTGGACATGGATTTTGGCCGTGCCTATGCAAAATCACAAATGGCTGCTGATTGTAGTCTCCCATTAACCGGGACGGTATTTATGAGCGTGAGGGATCGGGATAAAAAGTCCATGGTACCTATTGCAAAAAAACTCTTACACATGGGATTTAAAATTGTTGCTACACGAGGCACTGCCATGGTGCTTTCCGGGGATAATGTTTCTGTTACCCGTGCTTTGAAGGTAATCGAAGGAAGACCTAATATTGTCGATCATATCAAGAATAATGAAATCCATCTTGTCATTAATACGATAGAAGGTAAAGCTGCTCAGGAAGCCTCTTATTCTATACGACGAACAGCTCTTATTCATCGTATCCCTTATTTTACAACCGTTGCTGGCGCTATTGCTGCTACAAAGGCTATTGAGGCGCTGAAAAGCGGAATTCTTGACGTAAAACCTATCCAAGAGTATTATCACACATAG
- the carA gene encoding glutamine-hydrolyzing carbamoyl-phosphate synthase small subunit — translation MDKKKAILVLADGMVFKGFSLGASGETIGEVVFNTSTMGYQEILTDPSYKGQMVVMTYPLIGNYGINQKDYESRKLFLEGFITKECSPFPSNWRSQISLDDFLKKNGVVGIQGIDTRRLTTHIRDYGVQQGIISTTDFDIASLIQKIQVSPGLVGTDLVKAVTCGDVYEWQDVDKDLKESKRYKVVVYDCGVKYNILRKLRDAGCSVLVVPAYTPVQTIFDMNPDGVVLSNGPGDPEAVPYMIENIKGLLGKKPVFGICLGHQLLALTLGLKTYKLKFGHHGGNQPVIDLATKKVEITAQNHNFAVTSPSQGTRQKSSYGDVEITHLNLNDKSVEGLRCHSIPAFSVQYHPEASPGPHDATYLFEQFIEMMKRER, via the coding sequence ATGGATAAAAAAAAGGCAATACTTGTCCTGGCAGATGGGATGGTTTTTAAAGGTTTCTCTCTTGGCGCCTCTGGCGAAACCATAGGTGAGGTTGTTTTTAATACAAGTACGATGGGCTATCAGGAGATCCTTACCGATCCTTCCTATAAAGGACAGATGGTTGTTATGACCTATCCTTTGATTGGTAATTATGGAATCAATCAAAAAGATTACGAGTCGAGAAAACTATTCCTGGAGGGATTTATTACCAAGGAGTGCAGTCCTTTTCCGAGTAATTGGCGTTCACAGATTAGTTTAGATGATTTTCTTAAGAAAAATGGAGTTGTAGGTATCCAGGGAATAGATACCAGAAGATTAACAACACATATACGTGATTATGGTGTACAGCAAGGTATTATTTCTACCACTGATTTTGATATTGCAAGTCTTATACAAAAGATACAGGTATCACCCGGATTAGTCGGAACAGATCTTGTAAAAGCGGTGACATGTGGTGACGTGTATGAGTGGCAGGATGTTGATAAAGACCTGAAAGAGTCTAAAAGATATAAGGTTGTTGTTTATGACTGTGGTGTAAAATATAATATCTTAAGAAAATTAAGGGATGCTGGTTGTTCGGTTCTTGTAGTTCCTGCTTATACACCAGTTCAAACTATTTTTGATATGAATCCTGATGGAGTTGTACTTTCCAATGGTCCTGGTGATCCGGAAGCTGTTCCTTATATGATTGAAAATATTAAGGGTTTACTGGGTAAGAAACCAGTATTTGGAATCTGTCTTGGGCATCAACTTCTTGCGCTTACCTTAGGACTAAAGACGTATAAACTTAAGTTTGGACATCATGGCGGGAACCAACCAGTAATTGACCTGGCAACCAAAAAGGTTGAGATTACCGCGCAAAATCACAATTTTGCTGTAACAAGTCCGTCTCAAGGCACCAGGCAAAAAAGTTCTTACGGTGATGTAGAGATTACCCATCTGAATCTTAATGATAAATCGGTGGAGGGATTGAGATGTCATTCTATACCTGCCTTTTCCGTGCAATATCATCCGGAGGCGTCACCAGGTCCGCACGATGCAACCTATTTATTTGAACAATTTATTGAGATGATGAAACGTGAAAGATAG